In Streptomyces sp. NBC_01717, one DNA window encodes the following:
- a CDS encoding cupin domain-containing protein codes for MPIDNTPYETDGDLAKYTDSLIATKDSREPDWNTLSFQAKAGDQYKRAQIRYVGSGATGNHENDNRIIPSGGFTFSNMLLPPGAEGPEHTHHDVEEAFFVLEGQVRVGIHRGADEVEYRTLGYRDMIVVPAGVARSLKNEGDIDALFCVIIGTQKPQVPTYPEHSPMHGITRD; via the coding sequence GTGCCCATCGACAACACCCCCTACGAGACCGACGGCGACCTCGCGAAGTACACCGACTCGCTCATCGCAACCAAGGACTCCCGCGAGCCCGACTGGAACACCCTCTCCTTCCAGGCGAAGGCCGGCGACCAGTACAAGCGCGCCCAGATCCGCTACGTCGGCTCCGGCGCCACCGGCAACCACGAGAACGACAACCGCATCATCCCGTCCGGCGGCTTCACCTTCTCCAACATGCTGCTGCCGCCCGGCGCGGAGGGCCCCGAGCACACCCACCACGACGTCGAGGAAGCCTTCTTCGTCCTCGAGGGCCAGGTCAGGGTCGGCATCCACCGCGGCGCCGACGAGGTCGAGTACCGCACCCTCGGCTACCGCGACATGATCGTCGTGCCCGCCGGAGTGGCCCGCTCGCTGAAGAACGAGGGCGACATCGACGCCCTGTTCTGCGTCATCATCGGCACGCAGAAGCCGCAGGTCCCGACGTACCCCGAGCACTCCCCGATGCACGGCATCACCCGCGACTGA
- a CDS encoding SDR family NAD(P)-dependent oxidoreductase, whose protein sequence is MAADDTSRTAGGPRTVVVTGAGRGLGLAAARRIGADGYRVVIAELDERTGKQAADDLRADGITADFHPLDVADPDSVDALATTLTGDGTRLHGLVNNAGLANAVGGKPFHEIDVQAWDRIMTVNARGPWLVARALLPLMKAGGGGRIVNLASDAALYGSPRLAHYIASKGAVISLTRAMARETGDLGITVNAVAPGLTEGESSVDIPAERHELYRLNRAISRPQQPADLVGLIAFLVGDESGYITGQTFAVNGGFTMH, encoded by the coding sequence ATGGCCGCCGACGACACCTCCCGTACAGCGGGCGGCCCCCGTACGGTCGTCGTCACCGGCGCGGGCCGCGGCCTGGGACTGGCCGCGGCCCGCCGGATCGGCGCCGACGGCTACCGAGTCGTCATCGCCGAACTCGACGAACGGACCGGCAAGCAGGCCGCCGACGACCTGCGCGCCGACGGCATCACCGCCGACTTCCACCCGCTCGACGTCGCCGACCCGGACTCCGTCGACGCCCTCGCCACCACCCTCACCGGCGACGGCACCAGGCTCCACGGCCTGGTCAACAACGCCGGTCTGGCGAACGCGGTCGGCGGGAAGCCGTTCCACGAGATCGACGTACAGGCGTGGGACCGCATCATGACGGTCAACGCCCGAGGCCCCTGGCTCGTCGCCCGCGCCCTCCTGCCGCTCATGAAGGCAGGCGGCGGCGGCCGGATCGTCAACCTCGCCTCGGACGCGGCGCTGTACGGGTCGCCCCGCCTCGCCCACTACATCGCCTCCAAGGGCGCCGTCATCTCCCTGACCCGGGCCATGGCCCGCGAGACCGGAGACCTCGGGATCACCGTCAACGCGGTCGCCCCCGGACTGACCGAGGGGGAGTCCTCCGTCGACATCCCCGCCGAACGGCACGAGCTGTACCGGCTGAACCGGGCGATCTCCCGGCCCCAGCAACCGGCGGACCTGGTCGGCCTGATCGCCTTCCTCGTCGGCGACGAGTCCGGCTACATCACCGGCCAGACCTTCGCCGTCAACGGCGGCTTCACCATGCACTGA
- a CDS encoding SDR family oxidoreductase, with protein sequence MDLGLADRSILVTGGSSGVGLATVRMLLAEGARVATCGRRADALTTALDGLAGPDRLHHAPCDVRDEAAVAAFTEEAADRFGGLDGLVNNAGASRMKPFAETTADDWRDELELKFFGVLNPLHAALPHLRKSGNASVVNINAVLAKQPETRLMTTSAARAGILNLSTSLSKELAPDGIRVNSVCLGLVDTGQWERRYAASGSPLDYAAWQAELAADRGIALGRLGNADEVAYAVTTLLSPRASYITGTTVDVCGGVNRSIA encoded by the coding sequence ATGGACCTCGGCCTCGCCGACCGCAGCATCCTCGTCACCGGCGGCAGCTCCGGCGTCGGCCTCGCCACGGTCCGCATGCTGCTCGCCGAAGGCGCCCGCGTCGCCACCTGCGGCCGCCGCGCCGACGCCCTCACCACCGCCCTCGACGGACTCGCCGGACCGGACAGGCTGCACCACGCCCCCTGCGACGTACGCGACGAAGCGGCAGTCGCAGCGTTCACCGAAGAAGCCGCCGACCGCTTCGGCGGCCTCGACGGACTCGTCAACAACGCCGGCGCCTCCCGGATGAAACCCTTCGCCGAGACCACCGCCGACGACTGGCGGGACGAACTCGAACTCAAATTCTTCGGCGTCCTCAACCCCCTCCACGCCGCCCTGCCCCACCTGCGCAAGTCCGGCAACGCCTCCGTCGTCAACATCAACGCCGTACTCGCCAAACAGCCCGAGACCCGGCTCATGACCACCAGCGCCGCCCGCGCCGGCATCCTCAACCTCTCGACCTCCCTGTCGAAGGAACTCGCCCCCGACGGCATCCGCGTCAACTCCGTCTGCCTCGGCCTCGTCGACACCGGACAGTGGGAACGCCGCTACGCGGCATCCGGCAGCCCCCTCGACTACGCCGCCTGGCAGGCCGAACTCGCCGCGGACCGGGGCATCGCACTCGGCCGCCTCGGCAACGCCGACGAAGTCGCGTACGCCGTCACCACCCTGCTCTCACCCCGGGCCTCGTACATCACCGGCACCACCGTCGACGTCTGCGGCGGCGTCAACCGATCCATCGCATAA
- a CDS encoding thiamine pyrophosphate-binding protein has translation MTQPNGGDLLVETLRGLGVDTVFGIVSVHNLPLVEAVDRDLRFVPVRHEAAAVNAADGYARATGRLGCALTSTGTGAGNAAGSLIESLSSGTPVLHITGQIDSEYLGSGRGFIHETKDQLGMLRAVSTHAVTVTDAADAGDILRDAAARALTAPHGPVSVEWPIDLQFAPQQLTGTPVPVSSPPALPDPALLDEAAALLAAAHRPLVWAGGGANSARPELAALLDALNAGLVTSNSGRGSVPESDERVLGNYATAPAGRALLAEADVLLSIGTHFRSNETADYSLELPSVHIQVDLDPAAPGRVHPATCALHGDAAAVLTALLERISSSGTETHWPARVRKARNDARSAQRHAIGPQAAVNDAIRDACPPASVIARDVTIPSSTWGNRLLEITDPATNVFPRGGGIGQGLAMGIGAALGRPDTPTVVIAGDGGLAVHLGELLTLAQERPRLTLLVFNDGGYGVLRNMQDTHFPRRSGVDLTTPDFAALAAAVGLPYARIATEADAGPVIKEATASDGPTLVEIDLAALGPMNTPFTPPVKLPSTATGQGGDPR, from the coding sequence ATGACCCAACCCAACGGCGGCGACCTGCTCGTCGAGACGCTGCGCGGACTCGGCGTCGACACGGTGTTCGGCATCGTCAGCGTGCACAACCTGCCGCTCGTCGAAGCCGTGGACCGCGACCTGCGCTTCGTCCCCGTGCGCCACGAAGCCGCCGCAGTCAACGCGGCCGACGGCTACGCCCGCGCCACCGGACGCCTCGGCTGCGCCCTCACCAGCACCGGCACCGGAGCGGGCAACGCAGCCGGCTCCCTCATCGAGTCCCTCAGCTCCGGCACCCCCGTCCTCCACATCACCGGCCAGATCGACAGCGAATACCTCGGCTCCGGACGCGGCTTCATCCACGAGACCAAGGACCAGCTCGGCATGCTCCGCGCGGTCTCCACCCACGCCGTCACCGTGACCGACGCCGCCGACGCGGGCGACATCCTCCGCGACGCCGCCGCCCGCGCCCTCACCGCCCCGCACGGCCCCGTCAGCGTCGAATGGCCCATCGACCTGCAGTTCGCCCCCCAGCAGCTGACCGGCACCCCCGTACCCGTCAGTTCGCCCCCGGCCCTGCCCGACCCGGCACTCCTCGACGAGGCCGCGGCCCTCCTCGCCGCCGCACACCGCCCCCTCGTCTGGGCCGGCGGCGGAGCCAACAGCGCCCGCCCCGAACTCGCCGCACTCCTCGACGCGCTGAACGCCGGACTCGTCACCTCCAACTCCGGCCGCGGCTCCGTCCCCGAGTCCGACGAACGCGTCCTCGGCAACTACGCCACCGCCCCCGCCGGACGCGCCCTCCTCGCCGAAGCCGACGTGCTGCTCTCCATCGGCACCCACTTCCGCTCCAACGAGACCGCCGACTACAGCCTCGAACTGCCCTCGGTGCACATCCAGGTGGACCTCGACCCGGCCGCCCCCGGCCGCGTCCACCCGGCCACCTGCGCCCTGCACGGCGACGCGGCCGCCGTCCTCACGGCCCTCCTGGAACGCATCAGCAGCAGCGGTACGGAGACGCACTGGCCGGCCCGCGTACGCAAGGCCCGTAACGACGCCCGCAGCGCACAGCGTCACGCGATCGGCCCGCAGGCCGCAGTCAACGACGCGATCCGCGACGCCTGCCCGCCCGCATCCGTCATCGCCCGCGACGTCACCATCCCCTCCTCCACCTGGGGAAACCGGCTGCTGGAGATCACCGACCCGGCGACCAACGTCTTCCCCCGCGGCGGAGGCATCGGACAAGGCCTCGCCATGGGCATCGGCGCCGCACTCGGCCGCCCCGACACCCCCACCGTCGTCATCGCAGGCGACGGCGGCCTCGCCGTCCACCTCGGCGAACTCCTCACCCTCGCCCAGGAGAGGCCCCGCCTCACCCTCCTCGTCTTCAACGACGGAGGCTACGGCGTCCTGCGCAACATGCAGGACACCCACTTCCCCCGCCGCTCCGGGGTCGACCTCACCACCCCCGACTTCGCCGCGCTCGCCGCCGCCGTCGGACTCCCCTACGCCCGGATCGCCACCGAAGCCGACGCCGGCCCCGTCATCAAGGAAGCCACCGCCTCCGACGGCCCCACCCTCGTCGAGATCGACCTCGCCGCACTCGGCCCGATGAACACGCCG